From a region of the Streptococcus ruminantium genome:
- the mfd gene encoding transcription-repair coupling factor gives MNLLDFLHNNKQINQWQAGLNKSTRQLLLGLSGTSKSLVMAAAYDNIAEKIVIVTATQNEAEKLVTDLAVIVGSDKVYNFFADDNPIAEFVFASKERIQSRIDSLNFLTDRSSSGILVVSIAACRILLPSPAVYQKAKLDLEVGQEYEVDTLVKHLINVGYKKVSRVVTQGEFNQRGDILDIFDMQSEAPYRLEFFGDEIDGIRIFDVDHQTSLENCEQISLAPASDIILSASDYERASQKIETAITNSKQEEQRSYLKEVLADLNAFYRHPDIRKFLSFLYEDTWTLLDYLPKGSPLFLDDFHKIADKQAYFEKEAAELLTDDLQRNKSVSSLCYFASTYSKLRKYKPATFFSSFQKGLGNLKFDALYQFTQHPMQEFFHQIPLLKEELNRYAKSSSTVIIQASSEKSLQSLQKTLQEYDINLPYYTQDKLVAGQQQITVGQLAIGFHLMDEKLVVITEKEIFNKKIKRKVRRSNLSNAERIKDYSELSVGDYVVHHAHGIGRYLGIETIEISGIHRDYLTVQYQNADRISIPVEQIDLLSKYLASDGKTPKINKLNDGRFQRTKQKVQKQVEDIADDLIKLYAERSQLKGFAFSTDDENQIEFDNYFAHVETDDQLRSIDEIKKDMEKDSPMDRLLVGDVGFGKTEVAMRAAFKAVNDGKQVAILVPTTVLAQQHYTNFQERFAEFPVNIDIVSRFKTKAEQEKTLEKLKKGQVDILIGTHRLLSKDVIFADLGLLVIDEEQRFGVKHKERLKELKKKIDVLTLTATPIPRTLQMSMLGIRDLSIIETPPTNRYPVQTYVMEKNPSMIREAILREIDRDGQVYYLYNKVDTIEQKVSELKELVPEATIGYIHGQMSEIQLENTLYSFVEGEYDILVTTTIIETGVDIPNANTLFIENADHMGLSTLYQLRGRVGRSNRIAYAYLMYRPDKSLTEVAEKRLEAIKGFTELGSGFKIAMQDLSIRGAGNILGAAQSGFIDSVGYEMYSQLLEQAILEKQGKNTQRQKSDSEVNLQIDAYLPSNYISDQRQKIEIYKRIKNIDNRVNYRELQEELIDRFGEYPDAVAYLLEIGLLKSYLDQVFCHTAIKRQQQVTITFEPIAGQIFLVQDYFEALSATNLKAKITENKGNLEVIFTLHREKDYELLEELIHFAEKLQEIKVRKIE, from the coding sequence ATGAATTTATTAGATTTCCTTCACAATAATAAACAAATCAATCAATGGCAGGCAGGATTGAATAAATCGACACGACAGTTATTGCTAGGATTATCTGGGACCAGTAAGTCCTTGGTGATGGCAGCTGCTTATGATAATATAGCTGAGAAAATAGTGATCGTAACTGCAACACAAAATGAGGCCGAAAAGTTAGTTACGGATTTGGCAGTCATTGTAGGGAGTGATAAAGTTTACAATTTCTTTGCAGACGATAATCCAATTGCTGAATTTGTCTTTGCATCGAAAGAACGAATTCAATCTCGGATTGATAGTCTGAATTTTTTAACAGACAGATCATCCTCGGGAATTCTAGTTGTTAGTATAGCAGCCTGTCGAATACTATTACCAAGTCCAGCAGTTTATCAAAAAGCTAAACTTGATTTGGAAGTTGGTCAAGAATATGAAGTTGACACGCTTGTAAAGCATCTAATCAATGTAGGTTATAAAAAAGTTTCTCGAGTTGTAACCCAAGGAGAGTTCAATCAGCGTGGAGATATTTTAGATATTTTTGACATGCAATCAGAGGCGCCTTATCGACTTGAATTTTTTGGTGATGAAATTGATGGTATTCGTATCTTCGATGTTGATCATCAAACATCTTTGGAAAATTGTGAGCAGATTAGCTTGGCTCCTGCATCGGATATTATTTTATCAGCTAGTGATTATGAACGAGCTAGCCAAAAAATTGAAACAGCAATTACCAATTCAAAACAAGAAGAGCAGCGATCCTATCTGAAGGAAGTTTTAGCGGATTTGAATGCTTTTTATCGACATCCGGATATTCGTAAATTTTTGTCATTTTTATATGAAGATACTTGGACTTTGTTGGATTATCTGCCGAAAGGATCCCCATTATTTTTAGATGATTTTCATAAAATTGCAGATAAACAGGCATATTTTGAAAAAGAAGCAGCCGAGTTATTGACAGATGATTTACAAAGAAATAAATCAGTGTCAAGTCTTTGTTATTTTGCTTCAACATATTCTAAATTAAGAAAATACAAACCTGCGACCTTCTTTTCAAGTTTCCAAAAAGGTTTAGGAAATCTAAAATTTGATGCCCTTTATCAGTTTACACAACATCCTATGCAGGAATTTTTCCATCAAATTCCCCTTTTGAAGGAAGAATTGAACCGCTATGCTAAATCAAGCAGCACAGTTATCATTCAGGCGAGTTCTGAGAAAAGTTTACAGAGTTTACAAAAAACTTTACAGGAATATGATATTAACCTTCCGTACTATACACAGGATAAATTAGTTGCAGGTCAACAACAAATCACTGTCGGTCAGTTAGCTATAGGTTTTCATCTGATGGATGAGAAATTAGTGGTGATTACGGAAAAAGAAATTTTCAATAAGAAAATTAAGCGAAAGGTACGTAGATCTAATCTATCCAATGCTGAACGCATAAAAGACTATAGTGAACTATCCGTGGGAGATTATGTTGTTCATCATGCCCATGGCATCGGACGGTATCTAGGGATTGAAACGATTGAAATTTCTGGTATTCACCGGGATTATTTGACTGTCCAATACCAGAATGCAGACAGAATTTCAATCCCCGTGGAGCAGATTGATCTTCTATCCAAGTATCTGGCTTCCGATGGAAAAACGCCCAAGATAAATAAATTGAATGATGGACGCTTCCAGCGAACAAAACAGAAGGTTCAAAAACAGGTTGAAGATATTGCAGATGACCTGATTAAACTCTATGCTGAGCGTAGTCAATTAAAGGGATTTGCATTTTCAACGGATGATGAAAATCAGATAGAATTTGATAACTATTTTGCACATGTAGAAACAGACGATCAACTTCGCTCAATTGACGAAATTAAAAAAGATATGGAAAAAGATTCTCCTATGGATCGCCTGCTGGTGGGAGATGTTGGATTTGGGAAGACAGAAGTTGCGATGCGAGCAGCTTTCAAGGCAGTCAATGATGGAAAGCAAGTAGCTATTCTCGTTCCAACAACTGTCTTAGCTCAACAACATTATACTAATTTTCAAGAAAGATTTGCTGAATTTCCTGTAAACATAGATATTGTGAGTCGCTTTAAAACAAAAGCAGAACAGGAGAAGACACTGGAAAAATTGAAAAAAGGCCAAGTTGATATTTTGATTGGTACCCATCGTCTCTTATCAAAAGATGTTATTTTTGCAGATCTAGGTTTATTGGTTATTGACGAAGAGCAACGTTTTGGTGTTAAGCATAAAGAGCGTTTGAAGGAACTCAAGAAAAAAATAGATGTCCTAACATTGACTGCAACTCCCATTCCCCGTACTCTGCAAATGTCTATGTTGGGAATCCGTGATTTATCCATCATTGAAACACCACCGACAAATCGTTATCCTGTCCAAACTTATGTGATGGAAAAGAATCCTTCTATGATAAGAGAAGCTATTCTTCGTGAGATAGATAGAGATGGCCAGGTTTACTATCTTTACAACAAAGTTGACACAATTGAACAGAAAGTTTCCGAACTAAAAGAGTTGGTTCCAGAGGCTACTATCGGCTATATTCATGGACAAATGTCGGAAATTCAACTAGAAAATACTCTTTACTCGTTTGTAGAGGGAGAGTATGATATTCTGGTGACTACAACAATTATTGAAACAGGTGTGGATATTCCAAATGCCAATACTCTCTTTATCGAAAATGCAGACCACATGGGACTGTCAACTCTTTATCAACTTAGAGGGCGAGTAGGACGCTCCAATCGAATCGCTTATGCTTACCTAATGTATAGGCCAGATAAATCCTTGACAGAGGTTGCTGAAAAACGTTTGGAGGCGATAAAAGGCTTTACAGAATTAGGGTCAGGTTTCAAAATTGCCATGCAGGACTTGTCTATTCGCGGAGCGGGAAATATCTTGGGAGCTGCCCAGTCGGGATTCATTGATTCAGTGGGCTATGAAATGTATTCTCAATTACTAGAGCAAGCTATTTTGGAAAAACAAGGAAAGAATACTCAACGTCAGAAAAGCGATTCTGAGGTTAATTTACAGATAGATGCTTATTTGCCAAGTAACTATATTTCCGATCAGCGCCAAAAAATTGAGATTTACAAGCGTATCAAAAATATTGACAATCGTGTAAACTATCGAGAATTACAGGAAGAACTGATTGACCGTTTTGGAGAATATCCTGATGCAGTTGCTTATCTACTTGAAATAGGTCTTCTCAAGTCCTACCTAGATCAGGTTTTTTGTCATACAGCCATCAAACGGCAGCAACAGGTGACGATAACCTTTGAACCCATTGCTGGCCAAATATTTTTGGTACAAGATTATTTTGAAGCCTTGTCAGCAACGAATCTGAAAGCAAAAATTACTGAAAATAAGGGGAATTTGGAAGTCATCTTCACTTTGCATAGGGAAAAGGATTATGAATTACTAGAAGAGTTGATTCATTTTGCTGAAAAACTACAAGAAATTAAGGTAAGAAAAATAGAATAA
- a CDS encoding RNA-binding S4 domain-containing protein, with protein MRLDKYLKVSRIIKRRTVAKEVADKGRIKVNGILAKSSTDLKVNDHIEIQFGNKLLTVKVLEMKDSTKKEDALKMYEIISEKKVETDEKI; from the coding sequence ATGAGACTAGATAAATATTTGAAAGTATCTCGCATTATCAAGCGTCGAACGGTTGCAAAGGAAGTTGCTGACAAAGGAAGAATTAAGGTAAATGGTATTTTAGCTAAATCTTCAACAGATCTAAAAGTGAATGACCATATTGAAATTCAGTTCGGCAATAAATTATTGACTGTAAAAGTACTTGAAATGAAGGATTCTACTAAAAAAGAAGATGCATTAAAAATGTATGAAATTATCAGTGAAAAAAAGGTAGAAACAGATGAAAAAATCTAA
- a CDS encoding FtsB family cell division protein: MKKSNILQLNNAFIRSERKKIQNKLEERQQKNRFMGTILILVIFLFMLPAYNLVGTYTNLQQQEKKLVELEKNYEALTKEHKKEAEMVAKLKDEEYAAKYVRAKYQYSKEGEFVYNIPGLLK, encoded by the coding sequence ATGAAAAAATCTAATATCCTACAATTAAATAATGCCTTTATCCGGTCAGAACGCAAAAAAATCCAAAATAAGTTGGAAGAACGTCAACAGAAAAATCGCTTTATGGGAACTATTTTGATATTGGTCATTTTTCTTTTCATGTTACCAGCCTATAATCTTGTAGGAACATATACAAATTTGCAGCAACAAGAAAAGAAGCTTGTTGAGTTGGAAAAAAATTATGAAGCACTAACCAAAGAACATAAAAAAGAGGCTGAAATGGTCGCAAAATTGAAAGATGAAGAATATGCTGCCAAGTATGTTCGAGCCAAATATCAGTATTCTAAGGAGGGGGAATTTGTTTATAATATTCCCGGTTTGCTCAAATGA
- a CDS encoding SP_0009 family protein, translating to MTQTIFNIVEQFLQHSDEKLEELAQKNRDLKLEEKDS from the coding sequence ATGACACAGACAATTTTTAACATTGTAGAGCAATTTTTACAACACTCTGATGAAAAGCTAGAAGAGTTAGCTCAAAAAAATAGGGATTTGAAACTAGAAGAAAAAGATTCGTAG
- a CDS encoding serine hydrolase, which translates to MQKKLFVWLLPVLFGWQMVDSTEIPFELTTQEKYELTRAIYDQYFHEIPKNPNIFKTEILYDDVELTKVVGELQPNQHFTITGVLVNNREELVFQIDNNRYILAHISLIFDDVIVNETDVDQIYWIRENFTLLSSPIANQSKKKETDLQAYQPVLVSKIVRTPKGEFAYLAEKGWIAMEDLSEVDNRMEAVQKLLTTKYLKNTIGIYVKQLSTGQTAGLNQDKIFYSASIAKLPILYYVQEKMNAGPENLTTKVRYTAESISFPGAYVVNGSGSLPKIPDNKEYSLEELINKTAKESDNVASNLLSYYIANKFDDDFYRVILDVTASKWDMVTRETSAQVAGVMMEALYEQNGYVLESLSSTQFDNQRISKDISVPVAHKIGDADDVKHDVAIVYAESPFVLSIFTDKSSYEEITQIANDIYRILR; encoded by the coding sequence ATGCAGAAAAAACTGTTCGTATGGTTACTGCCAGTCTTATTTGGATGGCAGATGGTTGATAGTACAGAGATACCATTTGAACTCACAACGCAAGAAAAATATGAATTGACACGGGCTATATATGATCAGTATTTTCATGAAATTCCCAAAAATCCAAATATTTTTAAGACGGAGATTCTATATGATGATGTGGAGCTAACAAAAGTGGTGGGAGAACTGCAGCCAAATCAGCATTTCACTATCACAGGTGTACTAGTAAATAATAGGGAAGAGCTTGTCTTTCAGATTGACAACAATCGCTATATCCTTGCTCATATAAGTCTTATTTTTGATGATGTCATAGTTAATGAAACAGATGTAGATCAGATTTATTGGATCAGAGAAAACTTCACACTATTATCGTCACCAATTGCAAATCAATCCAAGAAGAAAGAGACTGATTTACAAGCCTATCAGCCTGTTTTAGTTTCTAAAATCGTTAGGACCCCTAAGGGAGAATTTGCTTATCTTGCTGAGAAGGGGTGGATTGCTATGGAGGATTTATCCGAAGTGGACAATAGAATGGAAGCTGTTCAAAAATTACTGACTACCAAATATTTAAAAAATACTATTGGAATTTATGTCAAGCAATTGTCTACTGGCCAAACAGCAGGTTTGAATCAAGATAAGATTTTTTACTCTGCCAGTATTGCCAAACTACCTATCCTATACTATGTTCAGGAGAAAATGAATGCTGGACCAGAAAACTTGACTACCAAGGTAAGATATACAGCAGAATCTATTTCTTTCCCTGGAGCTTACGTGGTTAATGGAAGTGGTTCGTTACCAAAGATACCTGATAATAAAGAGTATTCATTGGAAGAGTTGATCAATAAAACGGCAAAAGAATCTGATAATGTGGCTAGCAACCTACTCTCCTATTACATTGCAAATAAATTTGATGATGATTTTTACAGGGTAATTTTAGATGTGACAGCAAGTAAGTGGGATATGGTTACACGTGAAACATCTGCTCAAGTAGCAGGGGTTATGATGGAAGCTTTGTATGAACAGAATGGATATGTTTTAGAAAGTCTTTCTTCTACACAGTTTGATAATCAACGAATTTCAAAAGATATTTCGGTTCCAGTTGCACATAAAATTGGCGATGCAGACGATGTAAAACACGATGTAGCTATTGTCTATGCAGAATCTCCATTTGTTTTATCCATTTTTACGGATAAATCAAGCTATGAGGAAATTACACAAATAGCAAACGATATTTATAGGATTTTGAGGTAA
- the tilS gene encoding tRNA lysidine(34) synthetase TilS — protein sequence MKDRFLKVTQDSHFFDKHKNVLVALSGGLDSMNLFYLLYECRQQLEIEIGIAHVNHKQRKESIDEENYLKQLAKKYQVPFYISHFRGKFSENAARQWRYNFFENVMKQEGYTALVTAHHADDQAETVFMRLIRGSRFRHLSGIQPVQPFGTGELIRPLLSFKKSDFDELYHFEDKSNAGLDYFRNRVRNQYLPQLKKENPKIEAAFVHLAAESRNLIQALRDLTKDLPITDLMTFQQQTKAVQIYLLEEYLERFPDLQLSRPQFDELLHILRSKANYHHLLKNGYMLEKDYHCFSIYKIQPETDGQQAKIVIESEGIFLYGSYIFALNQPLENADQILYFSSDEPITLRGRQEGDTILSNGVHKKLRRWFIDQKVSQKSRQKAIIIEQAGEIYGIANLASSDLSKSLKNGIIKATLYIKMKE from the coding sequence ATGAAAGATAGATTTTTAAAAGTGACGCAGGATAGTCACTTTTTTGATAAACATAAAAATGTTTTAGTAGCCTTGTCGGGTGGTTTGGATTCTATGAATCTTTTTTATCTGCTTTATGAGTGTCGTCAACAATTAGAAATTGAGATTGGAATTGCCCACGTAAACCACAAGCAACGAAAAGAATCTATTGATGAGGAAAACTATCTAAAACAATTAGCGAAGAAATACCAAGTTCCTTTTTATATATCCCATTTTAGAGGAAAATTTTCAGAAAATGCTGCACGTCAATGGCGATATAATTTTTTTGAAAATGTGATGAAACAAGAAGGGTATACAGCATTAGTTACGGCCCATCACGCTGATGATCAGGCAGAAACAGTTTTTATGCGATTGATTCGTGGGAGTCGCTTTCGTCATCTATCAGGCATTCAGCCTGTCCAGCCTTTTGGAACTGGTGAGCTTATCCGACCGCTCCTATCTTTTAAAAAATCTGATTTTGATGAGTTGTATCATTTTGAAGACAAGAGCAACGCTGGTTTAGATTATTTTCGCAATCGAGTAAGAAATCAATATTTACCACAATTAAAAAAGGAAAATCCTAAAATTGAAGCAGCCTTCGTCCATCTTGCGGCTGAAAGCAGGAATCTGATTCAAGCTCTACGAGATTTAACAAAGGATTTACCAATCACTGATTTAATGACTTTTCAGCAACAGACAAAGGCAGTTCAAATTTACTTATTAGAGGAGTATCTAGAAAGGTTTCCTGACCTGCAATTGTCACGTCCTCAGTTTGATGAGCTTTTACATATTTTGCGCTCAAAGGCCAATTATCATCATTTGTTAAAGAATGGCTACATGCTTGAGAAAGATTATCACTGTTTTAGCATCTATAAAATACAACCAGAGACGGATGGGCAGCAAGCAAAAATTGTGATAGAATCAGAGGGTATTTTTTTATATGGTTCCTATATCTTTGCACTTAATCAACCATTGGAGAATGCAGATCAGATTTTGTATTTTTCATCGGATGAACCAATTACACTAAGAGGACGACAGGAAGGGGACACCATTTTGAGCAATGGTGTTCATAAAAAGCTTCGTCGATGGTTTATTGATCAGAAAGTATCCCAAAAAAGTCGTCAGAAAGCGATTATAATTGAGCAAGCTGGAGAAATTTATGGAATTGCTAATCTTGCTAGCAGTGATTTGAGTAAATCATTAAAAAATGGTATAATTAAAGCTACCTTATATATTAAAATGAAAGAGTAG
- the hpt gene encoding hypoxanthine phosphoribosyltransferase, with protein MLDKDIKKILVSEDEIVAKSKELGKQLSEDYAGKNPLLVGILKGSIPFMAELMKHIDTHVETDYMVVSSYHGGTESSGTVKIIKDLDNSVAGRHIIFIEDIIDTGRTLKELKELFALRQAASIKIATLLDKPEGRIVEIKPDYTCFTIPNEFVIGFGLDYNENYRNLPYVGVLKEEVYTK; from the coding sequence ATGTTGGACAAAGATATTAAGAAAATTCTTGTTTCAGAGGATGAAATTGTTGCTAAAAGCAAGGAATTAGGCAAGCAATTGTCTGAGGATTATGCTGGTAAAAATCCACTTCTTGTGGGAATTTTAAAAGGTTCCATCCCATTCATGGCTGAATTGATGAAACACATTGATACGCATGTTGAAACGGATTATATGGTTGTTTCAAGCTATCATGGTGGTACAGAGAGTAGTGGAACAGTTAAGATTATTAAGGATTTGGATAATAGTGTAGCTGGGCGTCATATCATCTTTATAGAAGACATTATTGATACTGGCCGTACTTTGAAAGAACTAAAAGAACTTTTTGCTTTACGTCAGGCTGCTTCTATCAAGATTGCTACTTTACTTGATAAACCAGAAGGTCGTATTGTTGAAATCAAACCAGATTACACCTGTTTCACTATACCAAATGAGTTTGTAATTGGTTTTGGATTGGATTACAACGAAAATTATCGTAATCTTCCTTATGTAGGTGTACTCAAAGAGGAAGTTTATACAAAATAG
- the ftsH gene encoding ATP-dependent zinc metalloprotease FtsH has translation MNNQPNKGFIKNPFLVILVIATLVTAFQFFNAGQQIATQEVSYSQVVTELKNGNVSEITYQPSSHVIEITGKYKKEQEANNELASSIKLFQISNKVKYKNFKSLALSSEASLSELQTLANEKGVKVTIKPESSNGLWLNIIFNLLPLIIVGVFFMMMMNQGSGARGAMNFGRNKAKALEQNNIKVRFSDVAGAEEEKQELVEVVEFLKDPKRFTKLGARIPAGVLLEGPPGTGKTLLAKAVAGEAGVPFFSISGSDFVEMFVGVGASRVRSLFEDAKKAAPAIIFIDEIDAVGRQRGIGMGGGNDEREQTLNQLLIEMDGFEGNEGIIVIAATNRSDVLDPALLRPGRFDRKVLVGRPDVKGREAILKVHAKNKPLAADVDLKLVAQQTPGFVGADLENVLNEAALVAARRNKTVIDSSDIDEAEDRVIAGPSKKDRQVSVREREIVAYHEAGHTIVGLVLSNAREVHKVTIVPRGRAGGYMIALPKEDQMILSKEDMKEQLAGLMGGRVAEEIIFNIQTTGASNDFEQATQMARAMVAEYGMSEKMGPMQYEGSHAMFGGRTLEKYISDQTAYELDNEVRNLLNEARDKAAEIIQDHRDTHKLIAEALLKYETLDSVQIKSLYETGKMPANSETEEDVHPLSFDEIKEKMNTTP, from the coding sequence ATGAACAATCAACCAAATAAAGGATTTATAAAAAATCCTTTTCTCGTTATTCTCGTTATCGCAACTCTTGTTACAGCTTTCCAGTTTTTCAATGCCGGTCAGCAAATAGCTACTCAAGAAGTTAGTTATTCACAAGTTGTCACAGAACTGAAAAATGGTAATGTTTCAGAGATTACCTACCAGCCTAGTTCGCATGTAATTGAAATTACAGGAAAGTACAAAAAGGAACAAGAAGCGAACAATGAACTAGCTTCGTCTATCAAGTTGTTCCAAATTTCTAACAAGGTTAAGTATAAAAATTTCAAATCGCTTGCTCTGTCATCAGAAGCAAGTTTGTCAGAATTGCAAACCCTTGCAAATGAAAAAGGGGTTAAGGTAACTATCAAACCAGAAAGTTCAAACGGACTCTGGTTGAATATTATTTTTAACCTACTTCCTCTCATCATTGTTGGTGTATTCTTCATGATGATGATGAACCAAGGGAGCGGTGCTCGTGGTGCCATGAACTTTGGACGAAATAAGGCTAAGGCTTTAGAGCAAAATAATATTAAGGTACGCTTTTCAGATGTTGCTGGTGCCGAAGAAGAAAAGCAAGAACTAGTAGAAGTTGTTGAATTTTTGAAGGATCCAAAACGTTTTACAAAACTTGGAGCTCGTATTCCTGCAGGAGTACTTTTAGAAGGGCCTCCAGGAACAGGTAAAACTCTGCTTGCTAAAGCTGTTGCGGGCGAAGCAGGAGTACCTTTCTTCTCTATTTCGGGTTCTGATTTTGTCGAAATGTTTGTGGGTGTCGGTGCGAGTCGTGTTCGCTCTCTTTTTGAGGATGCTAAAAAAGCGGCGCCAGCCATCATTTTTATTGACGAAATTGATGCTGTTGGTCGCCAACGTGGTATTGGTATGGGAGGCGGAAATGATGAGCGTGAGCAAACTCTCAACCAATTATTGATCGAAATGGATGGTTTTGAAGGCAATGAAGGGATTATTGTTATTGCTGCAACGAACCGTAGTGATGTACTTGATCCAGCTCTCCTTCGTCCAGGACGTTTTGACCGTAAAGTGTTGGTGGGTCGACCAGACGTTAAAGGTCGTGAAGCTATTCTCAAGGTTCATGCTAAAAATAAACCACTTGCAGCTGATGTAGATTTGAAGTTAGTCGCTCAGCAAACACCTGGTTTTGTTGGAGCAGACTTAGAAAATGTTCTCAATGAAGCAGCTTTGGTTGCTGCTAGACGCAATAAGACTGTTATTGATTCATCTGATATTGATGAGGCAGAAGATCGTGTCATTGCTGGTCCCTCTAAGAAAGATCGGCAAGTGTCAGTTCGAGAACGTGAAATTGTTGCTTATCATGAAGCAGGACATACAATTGTTGGACTTGTTCTGTCAAACGCTCGCGAAGTTCATAAAGTGACGATTGTTCCACGTGGTAGAGCAGGTGGCTACATGATTGCTCTACCGAAAGAAGATCAAATGATTCTTTCCAAAGAAGACATGAAAGAGCAGTTGGCAGGACTCATGGGAGGGCGTGTTGCAGAAGAAATTATCTTCAACATACAAACTACTGGTGCTTCTAATGACTTTGAACAGGCAACACAAATGGCGCGTGCAATGGTTGCAGAATATGGTATGAGTGAAAAAATGGGACCAATGCAATATGAAGGTAGCCATGCAATGTTTGGAGGTCGTACGCTTGAGAAGTATATTTCAGACCAGACGGCATATGAACTGGATAATGAAGTGCGCAATCTTCTCAATGAGGCACGTGATAAAGCAGCTGAGATTATCCAGGACCATCGAGATACTCACAAGCTTATAGCCGAAGCTCTTTTAAAATACGAAACATTGGACAGTGTTCAAATCAAGTCACTTTATGAGACAGGTAAAATGCCAGCAAACTCAGAAACTGAAGAAGACGTGCATCCTCTTTCATTTGATGAAATAAAAGAAAAGATGAATACAACTCCTTAG
- the mreC gene encoding rod shape-determining protein MreC — MNKFSKLVVVISVFILLSFSLLFVTFSKGVQIPLLNNVINAVVAPIQSAISIPTRFFSEQKEVLNDLLDTYKENKQLKIAVMNLERMAAENANLKAENESLRNNLGITSSFPEKKFISGSVLVRTPSSWSEHVTINVGKVDSVMENALVIANGGLIGVISSVNTNSSVVKLFTNSDEFSKLPVKISAGSKELYGILARYDMDSNSFVINQLNSADEIAVGSNVVTSDLAGDTPANIQIGKVLSVKSSSNNFNREVYVKPTASFSSIYSVLVVGQ; from the coding sequence ATGAATAAATTTTCAAAATTAGTTGTTGTTATTTCAGTTTTTATACTACTTTCTTTTTCCCTTTTGTTTGTGACTTTTTCAAAGGGAGTACAAATTCCTTTGTTGAATAATGTTATAAATGCAGTTGTTGCCCCTATACAGTCTGCTATTTCTATTCCGACTAGATTTTTTTCTGAACAAAAGGAAGTTCTGAATGATTTGTTGGACACTTATAAAGAAAATAAACAATTAAAAATAGCGGTCATGAATTTAGAAAGAATGGCGGCTGAAAATGCTAATTTAAAAGCAGAGAATGAATCATTGAGGAACAACTTAGGAATTACATCATCTTTTCCTGAGAAAAAATTTATTTCGGGTTCTGTCTTGGTGCGAACACCCTCATCTTGGTCTGAGCATGTTACGATCAATGTTGGTAAGGTTGACAGTGTAATGGAGAATGCTCTTGTAATTGCCAATGGAGGATTGATTGGTGTGATTAGTTCAGTAAATACTAATTCTTCTGTCGTAAAATTATTTACGAACTCCGATGAGTTTTCAAAGTTACCCGTTAAAATTTCAGCTGGTTCTAAAGAGCTATATGGTATTTTAGCAAGATATGATATGGATTCTAATAGTTTTGTTATCAATCAATTAAACTCTGCAGATGAAATTGCGGTGGGAAGTAACGTTGTTACAAGTGATTTAGCTGGTGATACTCCTGCTAATATTCAGATTGGTAAGGTTTTATCAGTTAAATCAAGTAGTAATAATTTTAATAGGGAAGTTTATGTAAAACCAACAGCTAGTTTTTCATCTATCTATTCAGTTTTAGTGGTAGGGCAGTAA
- the mreD gene encoding rod shape-determining protein MreD: MRNKLVEVFMFPVLFVLLLVDGQLSTLVTNWSVDLFSVSSHLVFMLAIFYANYVSVRFSLLVFTLLGLIYDISYLGLIGIAITTFPLVGYCIYFFFQGSDRKRGLNALILLVVVFQFEFISYLFARIFHMTNLSVFIFVFNKLLPSLVFNLLLFLVLQPLLERLFGITNKT; the protein is encoded by the coding sequence ATGCGCAATAAATTAGTAGAAGTATTTATGTTCCCTGTTTTATTTGTGTTGCTACTAGTTGATGGGCAACTATCGACATTGGTAACAAATTGGTCGGTGGACTTATTTTCTGTTTCAAGTCATTTGGTGTTTATGTTGGCTATCTTCTACGCTAACTATGTTTCAGTCAGATTTTCATTGTTGGTATTTACTCTATTGGGGTTGATATATGATATTAGCTATCTTGGGTTAATTGGTATTGCCATAACAACTTTTCCTCTAGTTGGTTACTGCATCTACTTTTTCTTTCAAGGGTCTGATAGGAAGCGTGGACTTAACGCTCTGATTTTATTGGTGGTAGTTTTTCAATTTGAATTTATTAGCTACTTGTTTGCTCGTATTTTTCATATGACGAACTTATCAGTATTTATTTTTGTTTTCAACAAGCTGCTCCCAAGTTTAGTATTTAATTTGTTGTTATTTTTAGTTTTACAACCTTTACTAGAACGCTTATTTGGGATAACAAACAAGACATAA